In Silene latifolia isolate original U9 population chromosome X, ASM4854445v1, whole genome shotgun sequence, the following proteins share a genomic window:
- the LOC141619623 gene encoding protein FAR1-RELATED SEQUENCE 5-like — MLNFGAGKTFRQVKELVHGYENIGAILVDFKNYQRDVKCYIGERDAELFLDRLEKHKATQNQFYFAYDIDACNCLTRVFWADSTSIRNYSFFRDVVSFDLTYGTNKYDMVFTPFMGVDHHRKSVFFAAFLLLHEDGESFKWTFSIS, encoded by the coding sequence ATGTTGAACTTCGGGGCTGGGAAGACTTTCAGGCAGGTTAAGGAGCTTGTACATGGGTATGAAAATATAGGTGCTATATTGGTGGACTTTAAAAACTATCAAAGAGATGTCAAGTGTTATATAGGGGAAAGAGATGCTGAGCTTTTCCTTGATCGTCTTGAAAAGCACAAAGCCACCCAAAACCAGTTTTACTTTGCCTATGATATTGACGCGTGTAACTGTCTCACGAGGGTGTTTTGGGCTGATTCCACATCAATTAGAAACTACTCATTTTTTAGGGATGTTGTGAGCTTTGACCTCACCTATGGCACaaacaagtatgatatggtttttacaccattcaTGGGTGTTGATCACCACAGAAAGTCGGTGTTTTTTGCTGCTTTTTTACTATTACACGAAGATGGCGAGTCCTTCAAATGGACCTTCAGCATTTCTTGA